A window of Procambarus clarkii isolate CNS0578487 chromosome 69, FALCON_Pclarkii_2.0, whole genome shotgun sequence contains these coding sequences:
- the LOC123772244 gene encoding uncharacterized protein isoform X4: protein MPNHTRHLCNGAVCGPPYNVMAGSHSVGGGGGHQHDPHSLMAEPHSVCYQRWPSSLNTITCSNRCSRKAIMVAPSVGLVLWALTYLVLAALPSLPLQWVFLGSCLGGLSGGFPTLKTAVMTYVLLETPPEQRTVRVSILEGCTYLGSLTATLAVYILTRLDNTNHALLFLVNEVVCVVNLVYILIILPDDSEPRTAAISKSIPDILTSLEEQDTLSVMPDASSSDAEDLEGPPSSPSGNPILTNDNDNDITLLCPVIAIPGDDWSNYGTPPEYPDDCSAYGTPLQRTQSSLALRPDTVVEGVSTTSSVYGTPVATTYLGDQPLSDKHIGVMNIDVVSPGDTNDSETSLKPASLCEKNVGTMPSSKMYVGDTKPNNTHTGDTLPSVTHTGDTLPSDTHTSDTPLSVTHARNSYEGVTVNGIINHGYDTFDSPLDTNTSVLREEGDHQHSLQHQHTSPHHQHTLLNHQHISTNHQHSLHSPQHHQHPLQYQHSPQHHQHPLQHHQHSPQTHQHHQHPLQHHQHPTQHHQHTPQHHQHPLQHHQHSPQHPFQHHQHLLQHSLQHHHQTLPHHKHTLPKNQQTFQYHQHQNTLSDHQHTHTHSDHQHTLPDHQHTLLDQQHTSPDPQHTLPDHQHTSPDQQHTSPDHQHTSPDHQHTSPDHQHTSPDQQHTSPDQQHTSPDQQHTLTDQQHTSPDQQHTLSDHQHTSPDHQHTSPDQHTQADQKNCLSEDEVDNFRPIRPLRVNTSSPDDPQLMPPLLMTPTPADNVGHTPTLLLTPPTPIENVGHTPTLLLTPPTPIENVGHTPTLLLTPATPADNVGHTPTLLLTPATPIENVGHTPPLLQTPPTPANSINTSDSSCANVDPAIRVGERCDGRLTDGDADRGRLGVLGHIADPLSATFRRRSLGLRAIVVADLVAAFFISFVFSAEVDTTYLYLEAKMQLETDRYAGYYVFKGSVESLALLLLLPLLKRFPGLHDASLGVVGGVSCCAFFVVMGSVASPNLLYLVVVLGGFSKYLLVAERTIIWGLLEPGEQGLVVTVVNSVELLGVLAGCLTFHTVFTLLMTLNMPGVTLLLAGLIVLIPTLIFGSLYFALTLRQDPSSLLPSPALTTHYTPPPPP, encoded by the exons ATGCCCAACCACACACGGCACCTTTGCAATGGTGCCGTGTGTGGACCCCCTTACAATGTTATGGCAGGATcccacagtgtgggggggggggggggtcaccagcATGACCCCCACAGTCTTATGGCAGAGCCGCACAGTGTGTGTTACCAGCGCTGGCCCTCCAGTCTAAATACCATCACCTGTTCCAACAGGTGTTCGAGGAAGGCGATAATGGTGGCTCCGTCGGTGGGGCTGGTGCTGTGGGCGCTGACGTACCTAGTGCTGGccgccctgccctccctcccactacAATGGGTCTTCCTTGGCAGCTGCCTGGGAGGCCTATCTGGCGGCTTCCCCACTCTCAAG ACAGCAGTGATGACTtacgtgttgctggagacgcccCCTGAACAAAGGACAGTGCGTGTGAGCATCCTAGAAGGATGTACCTACTTGGGCAGCCTCACCGCTACCCTTGCTGTCTATATCCTCACTAGGCTTGACAACACCAACCACGCCCTGCTCTTTCTTG TTAACGAGGTGGTTTGTGTTGTGAACTTGGTGTACATCCTCATCATCCTTCCGGACGACTCTGAGCCACGAACCGCAGCTATCAGCAAGTCTATACCAGACATTCTGACATCCCTTGAGGAACAGGACACCCTCTCCGTCATGCCTGATGCTTCCAGCAGTGACGCCGAGGACCTCGAAGGCCCTCCTTCTTCACCTAGCGGCAACCCAATCCTCACAAATGACAACGACAATGACATAACCTTGCTGTGCCCGGTTATCGCCATTCCTGGCGATGACTGGAGCAACTATGGCACTCCTCCGGAATACCCTGACGACTGCAGCGCCTACGGCACCCCTCTGCAGAGGACCCAGTCGTCACTGGCACTCAGACCAGACACTGTTGTCGAGGGCGTTAGCACCACCTCTAGTGTGTATGGCACCCCCGTTGCCACTACATACCTTGGTGACCAGCCCTTGTCTGACAAACATATAGGTGTCATGAACATAGATGTCGTGTCTCCAGGTGACACAAATGACAGTGAAACATCTCTTAAACCAGCATCACTATGTGAAAAGAATGTTGGTACCATGCCTTCAAGTAAGATGTATGTTGGTGACACAAAACCAAACAACACGCATACAGGTGACACGTTACCAAGTGTCACGCATACAGGTGACACGTTACCAAGTGACACGCATACAAGTGACACGCCACTAAGTGTCACGCACGCAAGGAACAGTTATGAAGGTGTCACCGTCAATGGTATTATCAATCATGGTTATGACACATTTGATTCACCCTTGGATACAAATACCAGTGTGTTACGGGAAGAGGGCGACCACCAACACTCactccaacaccaacacacttccccacaccatcaacacacactcCTCAACCACCAACACATTTCCACGAACCACCAACACTCATTGcactcaccccaacaccaccaacacccactccAATACCAACATTcaccccaacaccatcaacacccactccaacaccatcaacactcaccccaaacccaccaacaccaccaacacccactccaacaccatcaacacccaacccaacaccaccaacacacaccccaacaccatcaacatccactccaacaccatcaacactcaccccaacacccattccaacaccaccaacacttacTCCAACACTcactccaacaccaccatcaaaccctcccacaccacaaacacactctTCCAAAAAACCAGCAGACTtttcaataccaccaacaccaaaaTACTTTATCTGATCAccaacatacacatacacactcagaCCATCAACACACTTTGCCAGACCACCAACATACTTTACTAGACCAACAACATACTTCACCAGACCCCCAACATACACTACCAGACCACCAACATACTTCACCAGACCAACAACATACTTCACCAGACCACCAACATACTTCACCAGACCACCAACATACTTCACCAGACCACCAACATACTTCACCAGACCAACAACATACTTCACCAGACCAACAACATACTTCACCAGACCAACAACATACACTAACAGACCAACAACATACTTCACCAGACCAACAACATACACTATCAGACCACCAACATACTTCACCAGACCACCAACATACTTCACCAGACCAACACACCCAGGCAGATCAAAAGAACTGTCTCTCTGAAGATGAAGTTGACAACTTTCGTCCTATTCGTCCTCTACGAGTTAACACCAGCAGCCCTGACGACCCACAGCTGATGCCGCCTCTCCTGATGACTCCAACACCTGCTGACAACGTGGGTCACACACCGACCCTCTTGCTGACTCCTCCAACACCTATTGAGAACGTGGGTCACACACCGACCCTCCTGCTGACTCCTCCAACACCTATTGAGAACGTGGGTCACACACCGACCCTCCTGCTGACTCCTGCAACACCTGCTGACAACGTGGGTCACACACCAACCCTCTTGCTGACTCCTGCAACACCTATTGAGAACGTgggtcacacacctcctctcctgCAGACTCCTCCAACACCTGCCAACTCAATTAACACTTCCGACTCCAGTTGTGCGAATGTGGACCCTGCTATAAGGGTTGGTGAGCGGTGCGATGGACGCCTTACTGACGGAGATGCAGACAGAGGGCGCCTGGGCGTTCTGGGCCACATTGCTGACCCCTTGTCAGCCACCTTCCGTCGTCGCTCTCTGGGACTAAGAGCCATTGTGGTTGCCGATCTCGTAGCTGCCTTCTTCATTAGTTTTGTTTTCTCAG CTGAGGTAGACACGACGTACCTGTACCTGGAAGCGAAGATGCAGCTGGAGACGGACAGGTACGCCGGTTACTACGTGTTCAAGGGCAGCGTGGAGAGCctggcactgctgctgctgctgccactgtTGAAACGCTTCCCAGGGCTCCATGACGCCTCACTGGGGGTTGTCGGCGGCGTCAGCTGCTGCGCCTTCTTCGTCGTCATGGGCTCTGTCGCCAGTCCCAACTTGCTCTATCTCG tggtggtgctggggggctTCAGCAAGTACCTGCTGGTGGCTGAGAGAACCATCATATGGGGACTGCTGGAGCCTGGCGAGCAAG gtctggtggtgacggtggtcaacAGTGTGGAGCTGCTGGGAGTGCTGGCGGGCTGCCTGACCTTCCACACTGTCTTCACCCTCTTGATGACCCTCAACATGCCTGGAGTCACCCTCCTACTCGCTGGCCTCATAGTCCTCATACCCACCCTCATATTTGG GTCGCTCTACTTCGCCCTCACCCTTCGTCAGGATCCCTCCAGCCTACTCCCCTCACCTgccctcaccacacactacactcctcccccaccaccctga
- the LOC123772244 gene encoding uncharacterized protein isoform X5 gives MGNITAEPILFTFTLAFVSLVLLGQDFILRRKCWERLADSACSALNASHRPTPLRQEASLLAEITPNTQEEKDVYSEAVKLYAAVFVTFCVTSVASSQLFGSWIDRCSRKAIMVAPSVGLVLWALTYLVLAALPSLPLQWVFLGSCLGGLSGGFPTLKTAVMTYVLLETPPEQRTVRVSILEGCTYLGSLTATLAVYILTRLDNTNHALLFLVNEVVCVVNLVYILIILPDDSEPRTAAISKSIPDILTSLEEQDTLSVMPDASSSDAEDLEGPPSSPSGNPILTNDNDNDITLLCPVIAIPGDDWSNYGTPPEYPDDCSAYGTPLQRTQSSLALRPDTVVEGVSTTSSVYGTPVATTYLGDQPLSDKHIGVMNIDVVSPGDTNDSETSLKPASLCEKNVGTMPSSKMYVGDTKPNNTHTGDTLPSVTHTGDTLPSDTHTSDTPLSVTHARNSYEGVTVNGIINHGYDTFDSPLDTNTSVLREEGDHQHSLQHQHTSPHHQHTLLNHQHISTNHQHSLHSPQHHQHPLQYQHSPQHHQHPLQHHQHSPQTHQHHQHPLQHHQHPTQHHQHTPQHHQHPLQHHQHSPQHPFQHHQHLLQHSLQHHHQTLPHHKHTLPKNQQTFQYHQHQNTLSDHQHTHTHSDHQHTLPDHQHTLLDQQHTSPDPQHTLPDHQHTSPDQQHTSPDHQHTSPDHQHTSPDHQHTSPDQQHTSPDQQHTSPDQQHTLTDQQHTSPDQQHTLSDHQHTSPDHQHTSPDQHTQADQKNCLSEDEVDNFRPIRPLRVNTSSPDDPQLMPPLLMTPTPADNVGHTPTLLLTPPTPIENVGHTPTLLLTPPTPIENVGHTPTLLLTPATPADNVGHTPTLLLTPATPIENVGHTPPLLQTPPTPANSINTSDSSCANVDPAIRVGERCDGRLTDGDADRGRLGVLGHIADPLSATFRRRSLGLRAIVVADLVAAFFISFVFSAEVDTTYLYLEAKMQLETDRYAGYYVFKGSVESLALLLLLPLLKRFPGLHDASLGVVGGVSCCAFFVVMGSVASPNLLYLGRSTSPSPFVRIPPAYSPHLPSPHTTLLPHHPDPTFTVTEVVVTIPYHDYVVSMAAPLHPPPPPQHRQYPL, from the exons ATGGGAAACATAACAGCAGAACCTATTCTCTTCACTTTTACCCTCGCCTTCGTCAGCCTG GTGTTGCTGGGTCAAGACTTCATCTTGCGGCGCAAGTGTTGGGAGCGACTAGCGGACTCCGCCTGCAGTGCCCTGAACGCCTCCCACCGCCCCACACCCCTCAGGCAGGAAGCCTCGCTGCTCGCTGAGATCACGCCCAACACCCAGGAGGAAAAGGATGTCTACTCAGAGGCAGTCAAGCTCTACGCGGCCGTCTTTGTCACCTTCTGCGTCACCTCCGTCGCCTCCTCCCAGCTCTTCGGCTCCTGGATAGACAG GTGTTCGAGGAAGGCGATAATGGTGGCTCCGTCGGTGGGGCTGGTGCTGTGGGCGCTGACGTACCTAGTGCTGGccgccctgccctccctcccactacAATGGGTCTTCCTTGGCAGCTGCCTGGGAGGCCTATCTGGCGGCTTCCCCACTCTCAAG ACAGCAGTGATGACTtacgtgttgctggagacgcccCCTGAACAAAGGACAGTGCGTGTGAGCATCCTAGAAGGATGTACCTACTTGGGCAGCCTCACCGCTACCCTTGCTGTCTATATCCTCACTAGGCTTGACAACACCAACCACGCCCTGCTCTTTCTTG TTAACGAGGTGGTTTGTGTTGTGAACTTGGTGTACATCCTCATCATCCTTCCGGACGACTCTGAGCCACGAACCGCAGCTATCAGCAAGTCTATACCAGACATTCTGACATCCCTTGAGGAACAGGACACCCTCTCCGTCATGCCTGATGCTTCCAGCAGTGACGCCGAGGACCTCGAAGGCCCTCCTTCTTCACCTAGCGGCAACCCAATCCTCACAAATGACAACGACAATGACATAACCTTGCTGTGCCCGGTTATCGCCATTCCTGGCGATGACTGGAGCAACTATGGCACTCCTCCGGAATACCCTGACGACTGCAGCGCCTACGGCACCCCTCTGCAGAGGACCCAGTCGTCACTGGCACTCAGACCAGACACTGTTGTCGAGGGCGTTAGCACCACCTCTAGTGTGTATGGCACCCCCGTTGCCACTACATACCTTGGTGACCAGCCCTTGTCTGACAAACATATAGGTGTCATGAACATAGATGTCGTGTCTCCAGGTGACACAAATGACAGTGAAACATCTCTTAAACCAGCATCACTATGTGAAAAGAATGTTGGTACCATGCCTTCAAGTAAGATGTATGTTGGTGACACAAAACCAAACAACACGCATACAGGTGACACGTTACCAAGTGTCACGCATACAGGTGACACGTTACCAAGTGACACGCATACAAGTGACACGCCACTAAGTGTCACGCACGCAAGGAACAGTTATGAAGGTGTCACCGTCAATGGTATTATCAATCATGGTTATGACACATTTGATTCACCCTTGGATACAAATACCAGTGTGTTACGGGAAGAGGGCGACCACCAACACTCactccaacaccaacacacttccccacaccatcaacacacactcCTCAACCACCAACACATTTCCACGAACCACCAACACTCATTGcactcaccccaacaccaccaacacccactccAATACCAACATTcaccccaacaccatcaacacccactccaacaccatcaacactcaccccaaacccaccaacaccaccaacacccactccaacaccatcaacacccaacccaacaccaccaacacacaccccaacaccatcaacatccactccaacaccatcaacactcaccccaacacccattccaacaccaccaacacttacTCCAACACTcactccaacaccaccatcaaaccctcccacaccacaaacacactctTCCAAAAAACCAGCAGACTtttcaataccaccaacaccaaaaTACTTTATCTGATCAccaacatacacatacacactcagaCCATCAACACACTTTGCCAGACCACCAACATACTTTACTAGACCAACAACATACTTCACCAGACCCCCAACATACACTACCAGACCACCAACATACTTCACCAGACCAACAACATACTTCACCAGACCACCAACATACTTCACCAGACCACCAACATACTTCACCAGACCACCAACATACTTCACCAGACCAACAACATACTTCACCAGACCAACAACATACTTCACCAGACCAACAACATACACTAACAGACCAACAACATACTTCACCAGACCAACAACATACACTATCAGACCACCAACATACTTCACCAGACCACCAACATACTTCACCAGACCAACACACCCAGGCAGATCAAAAGAACTGTCTCTCTGAAGATGAAGTTGACAACTTTCGTCCTATTCGTCCTCTACGAGTTAACACCAGCAGCCCTGACGACCCACAGCTGATGCCGCCTCTCCTGATGACTCCAACACCTGCTGACAACGTGGGTCACACACCGACCCTCTTGCTGACTCCTCCAACACCTATTGAGAACGTGGGTCACACACCGACCCTCCTGCTGACTCCTCCAACACCTATTGAGAACGTGGGTCACACACCGACCCTCCTGCTGACTCCTGCAACACCTGCTGACAACGTGGGTCACACACCAACCCTCTTGCTGACTCCTGCAACACCTATTGAGAACGTgggtcacacacctcctctcctgCAGACTCCTCCAACACCTGCCAACTCAATTAACACTTCCGACTCCAGTTGTGCGAATGTGGACCCTGCTATAAGGGTTGGTGAGCGGTGCGATGGACGCCTTACTGACGGAGATGCAGACAGAGGGCGCCTGGGCGTTCTGGGCCACATTGCTGACCCCTTGTCAGCCACCTTCCGTCGTCGCTCTCTGGGACTAAGAGCCATTGTGGTTGCCGATCTCGTAGCTGCCTTCTTCATTAGTTTTGTTTTCTCAG CTGAGGTAGACACGACGTACCTGTACCTGGAAGCGAAGATGCAGCTGGAGACGGACAGGTACGCCGGTTACTACGTGTTCAAGGGCAGCGTGGAGAGCctggcactgctgctgctgctgccactgtTGAAACGCTTCCCAGGGCTCCATGACGCCTCACTGGGGGTTGTCGGCGGCGTCAGCTGCTGCGCCTTCTTCGTCGTCATGGGCTCTGTCGCCAGTCCCAACTTGCTCTATCTCG GTCGCTCTACTTCGCCCTCACCCTTCGTCAGGATCCCTCCAGCCTACTCCCCTCACCTgccctcaccacacactacactcctcccccaccaccctgaCCCAACCTTCACCGTAACAGAGGTGGTAGTCACCATACCCTACCATGACTACGTTGTCTCTATGGCAGCTCcattgcaccccccccccccgcctcaacACCGGCAATACCCCCTCTGA
- the LOC123772244 gene encoding uncharacterized protein isoform X3 produces MGNITAEPILFTFTLAFVSLVLLGQDFILRRKCWERLADSACSALNASHRPTPLRQEASLLAEITPNTQEEKDVYSEAVKLYAAVFVTFCVTSVASSQLFGSWIDRCSRKAIMVAPSVGLVLWALTYLVLAALPSLPLQWVFLGSCLGGLSGGFPTLKTAVMTYVLLETPPEQRTVRVSILEGCTYLGSLTATLAVYILTRLDNTNHALLFLVNEVVCVVNLVYILIILPDDSEPRTAAISKSIPDILTSLEEQDTLSVMPDASSSDAEDLEGPPSSPSGNPILTNDNDNDITLLCPVIAIPGDDWSNYGTPPEYPDDCSAYGTPLQRTQSSLALRPDTVVEGVSTTSSVYGTPVATTYLGDQPLSDKHIGVMNIDVVSPGDTNDSETSLKPASLCEKNVGTMPSSKMYVGDTKPNNTHTGDTLPSVTHTGDTLPSDTHTSDTPLSVTHARNSYEGVTVNGIINHGYDTFDSPLDTNTSVLREEGDHQHSLQHQHTSPHHQHTLLNHQHISTNHQHSLHSPQHHQHPLQYQHSPQHHQHPLQHHQHSPQTHQHHQHPLQHHQHPTQHHQHTPQHHQHPLQHHQHSPQHPFQHHQHLLQHSLQHHHQTLPHHKHTLPKNQQTFQYHQHQNTLSDHQHTHTHSDHQHTLPDHQHTLLDQQHTSPDPQHTLPDHQHTSPDQQHTSPDHQHTSPDHQHTSPDHQHTSPDQQHTSPDQQHTSPDQQHTLTDQQHTSPDQQHTLSDHQHTSPDHQHTSPDQHTQADQKNCLSEDEVDNFRPIRPLRVNTSSPDDPQLMPPLLMTPTPADNVGHTPTLLLTPPTPIENVGHTPTLLLTPPTPIENVGHTPTLLLTPATPADNVGHTPTLLLTPATPIENVGHTPPLLQTPPTPANSINTSDSSCANVDPAIRVGERCDGRLTDGDADRGRLGVLGHIADPLSATFRRRSLGLRAIVVADLVAAFFISFVFSAEVDTTYLYLEAKMQLETDRYAGYYVFKGSVESLALLLLLPLLKRFPGLHDASLGVVGGVSCCAFFVVMGSVASPNLLYLGLVVTVVNSVELLGVLAGCLTFHTVFTLLMTLNMPGVTLLLAGLIVLIPTLIFGSLYFALTLRQDPSSLLPSPALTTHYTPPPPP; encoded by the exons ATGGGAAACATAACAGCAGAACCTATTCTCTTCACTTTTACCCTCGCCTTCGTCAGCCTG GTGTTGCTGGGTCAAGACTTCATCTTGCGGCGCAAGTGTTGGGAGCGACTAGCGGACTCCGCCTGCAGTGCCCTGAACGCCTCCCACCGCCCCACACCCCTCAGGCAGGAAGCCTCGCTGCTCGCTGAGATCACGCCCAACACCCAGGAGGAAAAGGATGTCTACTCAGAGGCAGTCAAGCTCTACGCGGCCGTCTTTGTCACCTTCTGCGTCACCTCCGTCGCCTCCTCCCAGCTCTTCGGCTCCTGGATAGACAG GTGTTCGAGGAAGGCGATAATGGTGGCTCCGTCGGTGGGGCTGGTGCTGTGGGCGCTGACGTACCTAGTGCTGGccgccctgccctccctcccactacAATGGGTCTTCCTTGGCAGCTGCCTGGGAGGCCTATCTGGCGGCTTCCCCACTCTCAAG ACAGCAGTGATGACTtacgtgttgctggagacgcccCCTGAACAAAGGACAGTGCGTGTGAGCATCCTAGAAGGATGTACCTACTTGGGCAGCCTCACCGCTACCCTTGCTGTCTATATCCTCACTAGGCTTGACAACACCAACCACGCCCTGCTCTTTCTTG TTAACGAGGTGGTTTGTGTTGTGAACTTGGTGTACATCCTCATCATCCTTCCGGACGACTCTGAGCCACGAACCGCAGCTATCAGCAAGTCTATACCAGACATTCTGACATCCCTTGAGGAACAGGACACCCTCTCCGTCATGCCTGATGCTTCCAGCAGTGACGCCGAGGACCTCGAAGGCCCTCCTTCTTCACCTAGCGGCAACCCAATCCTCACAAATGACAACGACAATGACATAACCTTGCTGTGCCCGGTTATCGCCATTCCTGGCGATGACTGGAGCAACTATGGCACTCCTCCGGAATACCCTGACGACTGCAGCGCCTACGGCACCCCTCTGCAGAGGACCCAGTCGTCACTGGCACTCAGACCAGACACTGTTGTCGAGGGCGTTAGCACCACCTCTAGTGTGTATGGCACCCCCGTTGCCACTACATACCTTGGTGACCAGCCCTTGTCTGACAAACATATAGGTGTCATGAACATAGATGTCGTGTCTCCAGGTGACACAAATGACAGTGAAACATCTCTTAAACCAGCATCACTATGTGAAAAGAATGTTGGTACCATGCCTTCAAGTAAGATGTATGTTGGTGACACAAAACCAAACAACACGCATACAGGTGACACGTTACCAAGTGTCACGCATACAGGTGACACGTTACCAAGTGACACGCATACAAGTGACACGCCACTAAGTGTCACGCACGCAAGGAACAGTTATGAAGGTGTCACCGTCAATGGTATTATCAATCATGGTTATGACACATTTGATTCACCCTTGGATACAAATACCAGTGTGTTACGGGAAGAGGGCGACCACCAACACTCactccaacaccaacacacttccccacaccatcaacacacactcCTCAACCACCAACACATTTCCACGAACCACCAACACTCATTGcactcaccccaacaccaccaacacccactccAATACCAACATTcaccccaacaccatcaacacccactccaacaccatcaacactcaccccaaacccaccaacaccaccaacacccactccaacaccatcaacacccaacccaacaccaccaacacacaccccaacaccatcaacatccactccaacaccatcaacactcaccccaacacccattccaacaccaccaacacttacTCCAACACTcactccaacaccaccatcaaaccctcccacaccacaaacacactctTCCAAAAAACCAGCAGACTtttcaataccaccaacaccaaaaTACTTTATCTGATCAccaacatacacatacacactcagaCCATCAACACACTTTGCCAGACCACCAACATACTTTACTAGACCAACAACATACTTCACCAGACCCCCAACATACACTACCAGACCACCAACATACTTCACCAGACCAACAACATACTTCACCAGACCACCAACATACTTCACCAGACCACCAACATACTTCACCAGACCACCAACATACTTCACCAGACCAACAACATACTTCACCAGACCAACAACATACTTCACCAGACCAACAACATACACTAACAGACCAACAACATACTTCACCAGACCAACAACATACACTATCAGACCACCAACATACTTCACCAGACCACCAACATACTTCACCAGACCAACACACCCAGGCAGATCAAAAGAACTGTCTCTCTGAAGATGAAGTTGACAACTTTCGTCCTATTCGTCCTCTACGAGTTAACACCAGCAGCCCTGACGACCCACAGCTGATGCCGCCTCTCCTGATGACTCCAACACCTGCTGACAACGTGGGTCACACACCGACCCTCTTGCTGACTCCTCCAACACCTATTGAGAACGTGGGTCACACACCGACCCTCCTGCTGACTCCTCCAACACCTATTGAGAACGTGGGTCACACACCGACCCTCCTGCTGACTCCTGCAACACCTGCTGACAACGTGGGTCACACACCAACCCTCTTGCTGACTCCTGCAACACCTATTGAGAACGTgggtcacacacctcctctcctgCAGACTCCTCCAACACCTGCCAACTCAATTAACACTTCCGACTCCAGTTGTGCGAATGTGGACCCTGCTATAAGGGTTGGTGAGCGGTGCGATGGACGCCTTACTGACGGAGATGCAGACAGAGGGCGCCTGGGCGTTCTGGGCCACATTGCTGACCCCTTGTCAGCCACCTTCCGTCGTCGCTCTCTGGGACTAAGAGCCATTGTGGTTGCCGATCTCGTAGCTGCCTTCTTCATTAGTTTTGTTTTCTCAG CTGAGGTAGACACGACGTACCTGTACCTGGAAGCGAAGATGCAGCTGGAGACGGACAGGTACGCCGGTTACTACGTGTTCAAGGGCAGCGTGGAGAGCctggcactgctgctgctgctgccactgtTGAAACGCTTCCCAGGGCTCCATGACGCCTCACTGGGGGTTGTCGGCGGCGTCAGCTGCTGCGCCTTCTTCGTCGTCATGGGCTCTGTCGCCAGTCCCAACTTGCTCTATCTCG gtctggtggtgacggtggtcaacAGTGTGGAGCTGCTGGGAGTGCTGGCGGGCTGCCTGACCTTCCACACTGTCTTCACCCTCTTGATGACCCTCAACATGCCTGGAGTCACCCTCCTACTCGCTGGCCTCATAGTCCTCATACCCACCCTCATATTTGG GTCGCTCTACTTCGCCCTCACCCTTCGTCAGGATCCCTCCAGCCTACTCCCCTCACCTgccctcaccacacactacactcctcccccaccaccctga